ATGTTTAGGAGCAGAAGTATCAAAGCGGCCAAGGCTGAAATGAAAGACCATGGGGTTTTGAAATAATTGTACTTGAATCCAGCCCACTGCACATGCCAACCATTCCTATGATACTCGTTCACATCCTCAAACACCTTGGACAGGTAATTATTCGCGATGTCAAAGGACATGTCTTTGCCCAAATCATTGAAGAAATGGGCCAGCTCTTTGTCCGGCCCGAGATAATTCTCCACGATTTTGCAGTCACCCAGGAAACCCGCGTCTCTGGGGTTGCTGATGAGGCACCCCATGAAGCTCGCGTAAGCTGTCATGTGCTTCGAGCAGTGATTGTAACACTGCTCGAACGCAACAGAGTTTAGGAGAAACCAGGTGGTGAAATCGTCTATCGCTATCTGCGGAATCTCCAGTACCCCGTTGTGAAATCTGATTTCCAAGAACGTGTCACCCTTTTTAGCCTTGAACTCGATTCCAGCCTCATCGAGTTTTTTCGCGGAAGGGATCAATTGAAGCAATGGAATGTCATTTTTCCTAGCAATGAAACAATTCGCCTTTTTTCTCGGCTTTTGATGAGGCGGATCAGGAGGGATAAAACTCAATCGAAAGAAATCGAGTAGATGTTTTCCTTCAAGATctccaaacctctccaaaacccCATCGGACCTTTCCACTATGTAATTAAAAAATCCGAGAATCAGTTTCCCTAGCGTTTGATCATCACCACAAGACCTTGTAACCCTCGTGTTTTCGAACAAAGTTTGAAGCACGAAAAACGGAATCTGATTTTCCAACCGGAGGAGATCTCTCATGAGGAAAGGGAAAATCCAAGCCATGTTGAAGATTGGATCGTGTGGATCACTAGGAGCCACCTTTCCAACTCTGGATATAAGCTCAATGATGAATAACCCGTCGAGTACCATCATTTTTATGAGGTCGAAGCTATTGAAATCGATGAATTCCGAGTAACAATCTCGGATTCTGGTTTCCAACGGCGCGATGATTTTCAGGTACCCGTCGAGTTTAAGGCCGTCAGGAAGGGTTCGAGCGAGGAGTTCGCCGAGGAATTTCCACTTGTGCTCTTCGATCATGTTGAGGTGTGGTTTTCCGTAGTGGTACGGGCCGATGGAGAGTATCAGCGGGTGGTAGGCTTTTCCGTTGATTTCGACGAGGCTTTGAGGGACTCTGAATATGCAGCAGGATTTTTTTCCGGCTGTTCGGTTGAGGAGCTTGGGAATTTCCTTGATTTTCTCTTCCATTTCCTCCACTTCTTCGATTGTGATCACATGGTGGTGCTGGTGGTGGTCTGTTTCGgctttctcttccatttttggTGTTGATTCAAACTCTTTTCCTGTTTTACTCCTCCGGTTGTACAATTAAACCATTTGGCTAGCCCTTGAGATAGCCCTTGAGAAAAACAAGAACGGGACTCCGAAACATCTTTCTCTCAATTACCAGAAAAATACCCAGAATTCgggactttgaaaattttacaagaCGTTGTTTGGTTCGAGGTGCGCATAAAGTAGCCCGAACAtctaagtt
The sequence above is a segment of the Rhododendron vialii isolate Sample 1 chromosome 13a, ASM3025357v1 genome. Coding sequences within it:
- the LOC131314463 gene encoding UPF0481 protein At3g47200-like, producing the protein MEEKAETDHHQHHHVITIEEVEEMEEKIKEIPKLLNRTAGKKSCCIFRVPQSLVEINGKAYHPLILSIGPYHYGKPHLNMIEEHKWKFLGELLARTLPDGLKLDGYLKIIAPLETRIRDCYSEFIDFNSFDLIKMMVLDGLFIIELISRVGKVAPSDPHDPIFNMAWIFPFLMRDLLRLENQIPFFVLQTLFENTRVTRSCGDDQTLGKLILGFFNYIVERSDGVLERFGDLEGKHLLDFFRLSFIPPDPPHQKPRKKANCFIARKNDIPLLQLIPSAKKLDEAGIEFKAKKGDTFLEIRFHNGVLEIPQIAIDDFTTWFLLNSVAFEQCYNHCSKHMTAYASFMGCLISNPRDAGFLGDCKIVENYLGPDKELAHFFNDLGKDMSFDIANNYLSKVFEDVNEYHRNGWHVQWAGFKYNYFKTPWSFISALAALILLLLNMILAFFALYPYAGGKLPG